One Hordeum vulgare subsp. vulgare chromosome 4H, MorexV3_pseudomolecules_assembly, whole genome shotgun sequence DNA window includes the following coding sequences:
- the LOC123448782 gene encoding SNF1-related protein kinase regulatory subunit beta-1-like yields MGNASGREEDAAAPGEADAADVDVEDSSARGGFPPYGGGANNVRRACSVGVVGASGGPGSPPGSPGRSLSPRMFVPQTPVPPLQRPADITPVFNEILMNEEEEEFDGPPQKEIPALIVWTLGGKNVSVEGSWDNWKSRKPMQKSGKDHSLLLILPSGVYRYRFVVDGERRCFPDLPCETDAMGNAVNLLDVHDFVPESVESVSEFEAPPSPESSYSFQAPEEKDFAKEPPALPSQLHLGVLNSQNSEEVCARPQHIVLNHLFIEKGWGAHPLVALGVTHRFESKYVTVVLYKPIER; encoded by the exons ATGGGCAACGCCAGCGGCAGGGAGGAGGACGCCGCCGCGCCCGGGGAAGCCGACGCCGCCGACGTCGACGTCGAGGACTCCTCGGCCCGCGGCGGCTTCCCTCCCTACGGCGGGGGCGCCAACAACGTGCGCCGTGCCTGCTCGGTGGGCGTCGTGGGTGCCAGCGGCGGTCCCGGATCGCCGCCCGGGAGTCCCGGCCGCTCCCTCTCGCCGCGGATGTTCGTGCCCCAG ACACCTGTACCTCCATTGCAAAGACCTGCTGATATAACTCCAGTGTTCAATGAAATACTgatgaatgaagaagaagaagaatttgatGGCCCCCCTCAAAAGGAAATACCTGCTTTGATTGTGTGGACTCTCGGAGGAAAGAATGTATCTGTTGAAGGATCTTGGGATAACTGGAAATCAAG GAAACCGATGCAGAAATCTGGAAAAGATCATTCTCTTCTCTTGATCCTTCCTTCTGGAGTTTATCGTTATAGATTTGTTGTAGATGGAGAGAGGAGATGTTTTCCTGACCTTCCATGTGAAACTGACGCCATGGGCAATGCTGTTAACCTTCTTGATGTTCAT GATTTTGTTCCTGAAAGTGTTGAAAGTGTATCAGAATTTGAGGCTCCTCCATCCCCAGAATCTAGCTACAGTTTCCAGGCACCTGAGGAAAAGGACTTTGCCAAGGAGCCACCTGCCCTTCCGTCTCAGCTTCACCTGGGCGTTCTTAACTCACAAAACTCAGAGGAAGTATGTGCACGCCCCCAACACATCGTCCTCAACCACCTTTTCATCGAGAAGGGTTGGGGTGCCCATCCTCTGGTGGCTCTTGGTGTAACCCACAGATTTGAGTCCAAATATGTAACGGTCGTCTTGTATAAGCCCATAGAACGATAG